One window from the genome of Amblyraja radiata isolate CabotCenter1 chromosome X, sAmbRad1.1.pri, whole genome shotgun sequence encodes:
- the gdpgp1 gene encoding GDP-D-glucose phosphorylase 1, translating to CALPADDARTGQDEQESPRPEPPFVYTERDFIRSGVGWSGSGSRLDRALLSAWARRLAAGCFRYPLRGPEMPSRELPGPRRLLAQLNAQRASQRRPPQTIAGLRQPFDPQRFNFSRVPAREILFPLRRGGGTEARVGGQPDPGARPEAQAGAQPEAQVQVGAQTNPGGVADLRPLSEPQDQAHSGARTDPGARPQTQVKPEAQARPLSDPWTLHEARAHSRAQLDPDPLPEAEQDALLIINDSPLEQGHVLLVPEPEKLLPQTLTRASVLRALELVLLSSDPAFRVGFNSLGAFASVNHLHLHGFYLRHRLEVEWAPTEPLGVNGAGALVHRLCGHYTRALVLYSDGGDCEEVADTLLAIIHLLLDRSVAHNLLLTRGCALGPQPPDPDSRDGVRLILWPRRSCFGAKDGSAFNVAFCELAGFLPVKTAPDFETLTEESALRIIGEHLLPAEEFQQLGAEITGLSLH from the coding sequence CCGGCAGACGACGCTCGGACCGGGCAGGACGAGCAGGAAAGCCCGAGGCCGGAGCCGCCTTTCGTGTACACGGAGCGGGACTTCATCCGGAGCGGCGTCGGGTGGTCGGGGTCGGGGTCCCGCCTGGACCGGGCGCTGTTGTCGGCCTGGGCCCGGCGCTTGGCTGCCGGCTGTTTCCGATACCCGCTGCGGGGGCCCGAGATGCCGAGCCGGGAGCTGCCGGGGCCCCGCCGCCTGCTGGCGCAGCTCAACGCCCAGCGGGCCAGCCAGCGCCGCCCGCCGCAGACCATCGCCGGCCTCCGGCAGCCCTTCGACCCGCAGCGCTTCAACTTCAGCCGCGTCCCCGCCCGGGAGATCCTCTTCCCGCTGCGCCGGGGCGGGGGGACCGAGGCCCGGGTCGGTGGCCAGCCCGATCCCGGGGCCCGACCTGAGGCCCAGGCAGGAGCTCAGCCCGAGGCTCAGGTCCAGGTTGGGGCCCAAACTAATCCCGGGGGTGTGGCCGACCTCAGGCCCCTGTCTGAGCCCCAGGACCAAGCGCATTCCGGGGCCCGAACTGATCCAGGGGCCCGGCCCCAAACCCAGGTCAAGCCTGAGGCCCAAGCAAGGCCTCTGTCTGATCCCTGGACGCTGCACGAGGCCCGAGCCCATTCCCGGGCCCAACTTGATCCCGATCCCCTGCCCGAGGCGGAGCAGGACGCCCTGCTGATCATCAACGACAGCCCGCTGGAGCAGGGCCACGTTCTGCTGGTGCCGGAGCCGGAGAAGCTGCTACCGCAGACACTTACGCGGGCCTCGGTGCTCCGGGCCCTGGAGCTGGTCTTGCTGAGCTCTGACCCGGCCTTCCGGGTGGGATTCAACAGCCTGGGGGCCTTTGCCTCGGTCAACCACTTGCACCTGCACGGCTTCTACCTGCGGCACCGGCTGGAGGTAGAGTGGGCCCCCACCGAGCCGCTAGGTGTAAACGGGGCAGGGGCCCTTGTCCACCGGCTGTGCGGCCACTACACCCGGGCCCTGGTGCTGTACTCGGACGGCGGGGACTGTGAGGAGGTGGCAGACACTCTGctcgccatcatccacctgctgcTGGATCGCTCGGTGGCCCACAACCTGCTCCTGACCCGGGGCTGTGCGCTGGGGCCACAGCCCCCAGACCCCGACTCCCGGGACGGGGTGAGGCTCATCCTGTGGCCCCGCCGCTCCTGCTTCGGCGCCAAGGACGGCTCGGCCTTTAACGTGGCGTTTTGCGAGCTGGCCGGCTTCCTGCCCGTGAAAACGGCCCCGGACTTCGAGACTCTGACCGAGGAGTCGGCGCTGCGGATAATCGGggagcatctgctgccggccgagGAGTTCCAGCAGCTGGGCGCTGAAATAACGGGACTCTCGCTGCACTGA
- the cib1 gene encoding calcium and integrin-binding protein 1 yields MGASASHLSKEQLSEYQELTFLTKQDILHAYRLFKQLLSNDLTDFQHTRVPQSTICELPELKANPFRERICLVFSTAFDGDGSFCFEDFLDMLSAFSESATSEIKSHYAFRIFDFDDDGTLDREDLKKLVNCLTGESADTQLSEAEMNQLISNILEESDIDKDGTVNLSEFQHVISRSADFVSSFKIVL; encoded by the exons atgggggctTCAGCAAGTCACCTCTCCAAGGAGCAGCTCTCTGAGTATCAG GAGCTGACGTTTCTAACAAAGCAAGATATTCTGCA TGCTTATCGACTCTTCAAGCAGCTGCTGTCCAACGATCTGACCGACTTCCAACACACGAGAGTTCCACAGAGTACTATCTGCGAGCTGCCCGAGTTAAAG GCCAATCCTTTCCGAGAGAGAATCTGCCTTGTGTTCTCAACAGCGTTTGACGGGGATGGCAGCTTTTGCTTTGAGGACTTCTTGGACATGCTCAGTGCGTTTAGTGAATCGGCAACCTCCGAGATCAAGTCGCACTACGCGTTCCGGATCTTTG ATTTTGATGATGACGGGACGTTGGACAGAGAGGATCTGAAGAAGCTGGTGAACTGCCTGACAGGAGAGTCGGCCGACACCCAGCTGAGCGAGGCGGAGATGAATCAGCTGATTAGCAAC ATACTGGAAGAATCTGACATTGACAAAGACGGGACGGTCAACCTCTCTGAATTCCAGCACGTCATCTCCAGATCCGCAGACTTTGTGAG CTCATTCAAGATTGTCCTCTGA
- the rccd1 gene encoding RCC1 domain-containing protein 1 isoform X1, whose protein sequence is MAATGAAAPSTSGRWFGFGFNRFGQTVPGVAADRVLEPRQLAACGSGPRPGHSMVKVCPAWSHSAGWRGDGSIHFWGFVADGPRHQIYINNRDQQRCRDILTSEKYLLTLWQDRVECWDVPSLCPTGDTMGSVIWTKHLQEEENPNTAFPLIPGGYITTTPPFYKPLSPRLQARRLALGGEHALLLTFDWTLYSWGSGRHGQLGHGSVEDEAEPRVVEALHGLAMAEIAAGTWHSICTNASGDVYVWGWNESGQLGLPTKLQSGEEHQQLSLQTGPSGEGAEICSPALKDAGEGNIGIVNVFISIQAFPALLDFPGELEMCKVSCGSRHTAAVTRCGKLYTWGWGNYGQLGHGQTDSSDVPRLVEFFTENHLSVMDVVCGPWNTFVFAQGGI, encoded by the exons ATGGCGGCAACAGGAGCAGCCGCTCCGTCCACCTCCGGCCGGTGGTTTGGCTTCGGCTTTAACCGCTTCGGGCAGACAGTTCCCGGCGTGGCGGCTGACAGGGTGCTGGAACCCCGCCAGCTGGCGGCCTGCGGCTCGGGGCCACGACCGGGGCACAGCATGGTCAAGGTCTGCCCCGCCTGGAGTCACTCGGCCGGCTGGAGAG GTGATGGATCTATTCATTTCTGGGGCTTTGTTGCCGATGGTCCTCGGCACCAGATATACATTAACAACCGGGATCAACAACGATGCAGAGACATCCTGACCTCGGAGAAATACCTGCTAACGTTGTGGCAGGATAGAGTGGAGTGCTGGGATGTCCCAAGCCTCTGCCCCACTGGAGACACCATGGGTTCTGTGATTTGGACTAAACATCTACAGGAAGAGGAGAATCCAAACACAG CATTTCCATTAATCCCTGGCGGCTACATTACCACAACTCCTCCATTCTACAAACCTCTGTCGCCACGGCTTCAGGCGAGGAGGCTGGCCCTGGGCGGTGAACATGCTCTCTTGCTGACCTTTGACTGGACGCTGTATTCCTGGGGCTCCGGACG ACATGGTCAGTTGGGACATGGCAGTGTTGAGGATGAAGCAGAGCCGCGGGTTGTGGAGGCGTTGCATGGACTGGCGATGGCTGAGATAGCAGCGGGGACCTGGCACTCCATATGTACCAATG CTTCGGGTGACGTGTACGTGTGGGGCTGGAATGAGTCCGGACAGTTGGGTCTGCCAACAAAACTGCAATCAGGGGAGGAACATCAACAGCTCTCCCTACAGACAGGGCCGTCTGGAGAAGGTGCGGAGATCT GCTCTCCGGCCCTgaaggatgcaggtgaggggaatATCGGGATCGTTAATGTGTTCATCTCAATTCAAGCGTTTCCAGCCCTGTTGGACTTCCCAGGCGAGTTGGAGATGTGTAAAGTCAGCTGTGGGTCACGACATACGGCGGCTGTCACCA GATGTGGTAAACTGTACACATGGGGATGGG GGAACTACGGCCAGCTTGGCCACGGCCAGACCGATAGCTCCGACGTTCCAAGGCTTGTGGAGTTCTTCACGGAAAACCATCTCAGTGTGATGGATGTTGTGTGTGGGCCCTGGAACACTTTTGTCTTTGCACAGGGAGGAATATGA
- the rccd1 gene encoding RCC1 domain-containing protein 1 isoform X2, translating to MAATGAAAPSTSGRWFGFGFNRFGQTVPGVAADRVLEPRQLAACGSGPRPGHSMVKVCPAWSHSAGWRGDGSIHFWGFVADGPRHQIYINNRDQQRCRDILTSEKYLLTLWQDRVECWDVPSLCPTGDTMGSVIWTKHLQEEENPNTAFPLIPGGYITTTPPFYKPLSPRLQARRLALGGEHALLLTFDWTLYSWGSGRHGQLGHGSVEDEAEPRVVEALHGLAMAEIAAGTWHSICTNASGDVYVWGWNESGQLGLPTKLQSGEEHQQLSLQTGPSGEGSPALKDAGEGNIGIVNVFISIQAFPALLDFPGELEMCKVSCGSRHTAAVTRCGKLYTWGWGNYGQLGHGQTDSSDVPRLVEFFTENHLSVMDVVCGPWNTFVFAQGGI from the exons ATGGCGGCAACAGGAGCAGCCGCTCCGTCCACCTCCGGCCGGTGGTTTGGCTTCGGCTTTAACCGCTTCGGGCAGACAGTTCCCGGCGTGGCGGCTGACAGGGTGCTGGAACCCCGCCAGCTGGCGGCCTGCGGCTCGGGGCCACGACCGGGGCACAGCATGGTCAAGGTCTGCCCCGCCTGGAGTCACTCGGCCGGCTGGAGAG GTGATGGATCTATTCATTTCTGGGGCTTTGTTGCCGATGGTCCTCGGCACCAGATATACATTAACAACCGGGATCAACAACGATGCAGAGACATCCTGACCTCGGAGAAATACCTGCTAACGTTGTGGCAGGATAGAGTGGAGTGCTGGGATGTCCCAAGCCTCTGCCCCACTGGAGACACCATGGGTTCTGTGATTTGGACTAAACATCTACAGGAAGAGGAGAATCCAAACACAG CATTTCCATTAATCCCTGGCGGCTACATTACCACAACTCCTCCATTCTACAAACCTCTGTCGCCACGGCTTCAGGCGAGGAGGCTGGCCCTGGGCGGTGAACATGCTCTCTTGCTGACCTTTGACTGGACGCTGTATTCCTGGGGCTCCGGACG ACATGGTCAGTTGGGACATGGCAGTGTTGAGGATGAAGCAGAGCCGCGGGTTGTGGAGGCGTTGCATGGACTGGCGATGGCTGAGATAGCAGCGGGGACCTGGCACTCCATATGTACCAATG CTTCGGGTGACGTGTACGTGTGGGGCTGGAATGAGTCCGGACAGTTGGGTCTGCCAACAAAACTGCAATCAGGGGAGGAACATCAACAGCTCTCCCTACAGACAGGGCCGTCTGGAGAAG GCTCTCCGGCCCTgaaggatgcaggtgaggggaatATCGGGATCGTTAATGTGTTCATCTCAATTCAAGCGTTTCCAGCCCTGTTGGACTTCCCAGGCGAGTTGGAGATGTGTAAAGTCAGCTGTGGGTCACGACATACGGCGGCTGTCACCA GATGTGGTAAACTGTACACATGGGGATGGG GGAACTACGGCCAGCTTGGCCACGGCCAGACCGATAGCTCCGACGTTCCAAGGCTTGTGGAGTTCTTCACGGAAAACCATCTCAGTGTGATGGATGTTGTGTGTGGGCCCTGGAACACTTTTGTCTTTGCACAGGGAGGAATATGA